Proteins from one Microcoleus sp. bin38.metabat.b11b12b14.051 genomic window:
- a CDS encoding pentapeptide repeat-containing protein → MAEDPVQAAGKEYSSFKRCREAKMNVDELLKLYATGERNFSGVYLHEVYLYEAELIGANLSEADLIGANLYKAKLNRVNFSKANLCKINLSRAELGGADLTEALLAEANLYRSELMGANLSKADLSGASLIQATLIGANISRAILSRADLHGVNLYGVNLRRAVLTEADLIGANLSKVDLSGADLMGASLIRADLTEAVLSASDLSGANLLGANLTKVNLSGVYLKGTTMPDGTIHD, encoded by the coding sequence ATGGCAGAAGATCCGGTGCAAGCAGCCGGCAAAGAGTATTCTTCATTTAAAAGGTGTAGAGAAGCCAAAATGAACGTTGACGAACTGCTCAAGCTATACGCAACAGGAGAAAGAAATTTTAGCGGGGTCTACCTGCACGAAGTGTACCTCTATGAAGCAGAATTAATTGGAGCCAATCTGTCTGAAGCCGATTTGATTGGAGCCAATTTGTACAAAGCCAAACTTAATAGAGTCAACTTTAGCAAAGCCAATTTGTGCAAGATCAATTTGAGCAGAGCTGAGTTAGGTGGAGCCGATCTCACAGAAGCACTTTTAGCGGAAGCTAACCTGTATCGATCGGAGTTGATGGGAGCTAATCTCAGCAAAGCAGATTTGAGCGGAGCTTCCCTGATCCAAGCAACTTTAATTGGAGCCAACATCTCTCGGGCAATACTCTCCCGTGCAGACTTGCACGGAGTAAATCTTTACGGAGTAAACTTACGCAGGGCTGTGCTCACAGAAGCAGATTTAATTGGCGCAAATTTAAGCAAAGTAGACCTCAGCGGAGCCGACTTAATGGGGGCGAGCTTAATTAGGGCAGACTTGACTGAAGCGGTTTTAAGCGCATCAGACTTAAGCGGCGCAAACCTGCTGGGAGCCAACCTGACAAAAGTCAATTTGAGCGGAGTATATCTCAAAGGTACGACGATGCCTGATGGTACTATCCACGACTAA
- a CDS encoding pentapeptide repeat-containing protein translates to MKLRILAAATVLSAIAPIAPARAENIQHTQQLLATRQCPNCDLSNAGLVLANLTGANLKGADLRMANLSRANLTGADLSGANLSGTSLFGVNLTGANLSGANLSGADLRSAYLTNANLTDTNLANAQLLGVRGMPTNIGTAEDFYRLGVLEAQAGNYRNAIDYYNQALNQKSDLAAVYFARSMSRADLGDFAGATQDVATANQLFVAQGNPQGQELSKQLAEAIVARQKPTEPRTGRGDLMSLLGSIGSVLVKLILP, encoded by the coding sequence ATGAAACTCAGAATCCTCGCTGCTGCAACGGTGCTGAGCGCGATCGCCCCGATCGCTCCGGCACGCGCCGAGAACATCCAACACACGCAACAATTACTAGCCACTCGACAGTGCCCCAACTGCGACCTCAGCAATGCTGGTCTGGTGTTAGCGAACTTAACAGGAGCAAATCTTAAAGGTGCTGACTTGAGAATGGCTAACCTCAGCCGAGCCAACCTCACCGGAGCAGACCTCAGCGGAGCCAACCTCAGCGGCACGAGTTTGTTTGGCGTCAACCTGACGGGCGCCAACCTCAGCGGAGCCAACCTCAGCGGTGCTGACTTGAGAAGCGCCTATCTCACCAACGCCAATTTAACTGACACCAATTTAGCTAACGCCCAACTGCTGGGAGTTAGAGGAATGCCAACTAATATCGGCACCGCAGAAGATTTCTACCGCTTGGGAGTGTTGGAAGCTCAAGCGGGAAACTACAGAAACGCGATCGATTATTACAATCAAGCCCTGAATCAGAAATCGGATTTAGCCGCCGTTTATTTTGCGCGCAGTATGTCTCGGGCTGACTTGGGAGACTTCGCCGGCGCGACTCAAGATGTCGCAACAGCAAACCAACTGTTTGTCGCTCAAGGAAATCCCCAAGGTCAGGAATTGTCAAAGCAGTTAGCAGAAGCGATTGTGGCACGCCAAAAGCCAACGGAACCGCGCACTGGGCGCGGGGACTTGATGAGTCTTCTGGGATCGATCGGTTCGGTACTGGTGAAGTTAATCTTGCCTTAG